The genomic interval TGATTCGATCTTTTGATCACCCATTTTTTGAAAACCATTTTTGGGGGCTTCCGCCTTACACACGGAAGATTGGATTGCCTGAATCACGAGTCTTATATACTGTGTTACGATCACCTCATATTGATAAAAAGTCCAGAGAACAATTTGAAATGGAAATCAAGAAACAATTTCTGGTCATAAAAACAGAAACGCATGAATTGCGCAAGAAGTTCTTTCGGTTAAAACGCCGTGCGACTCGGAGGACATAAGACTTCTTGGTCAAGCCAAAAAGATTGCCGACAGGATGCTCCTACCCCACCATGCCTGGCCCTTTACCTTACCTTAAGAAGAAAGAGGGGGGTATGAAGCGTGGGAAACATTGCAAGAAGTGTATGATACAACAGGTAACCTTAAGGAGTGGCGGCAAAACTCTTGATTGATCAACGCGAGTGAACTGTGCTTAGACGCTTCGTAAAACCGCACCGATCTACGAGAGGAGCTGATGGATGAGTAGGCTTCCCCTTTCGATTCACGGAATGTGATCTGGGACACGATGGGAGTTTGCGTGCCTCGGTAGGAAAGAGATCACCGGAGTATAGCACAAGATCACCTTTTCTTGCTGCCATGGGGTCGACCTGTGAACAAGGTAAACCCAATGGGAACCAAAAAACGGGAGGGTACCGCATTGGGCAGAAGACGATCCAAAAAGCGAAGGCTCACCCAGCTGAAGGAAGGAGCTTTGGCTTAACGCCCTTATTATTATTCAAAGGGGAAAGGGTGGTCGTAGATCAGGCTGATCTTTGATCAGAAGTGCTCGTAGATCAGGCTGATTGTAAATCAGGGTGCTCCCCTACAATCTTAGGCTTAAGCAAGCAGGCTGATTGTAAATCCGCTTTTTCTCCGAGAGGGCTATCTTACTAAAAAGTTGAAAGGGCGTGAGATAGGCGACAGGTAGCTTGCTTCCAAGCCGATAGGATAGGCGGCGGCCCGGGCGTAGAAGCGAGTCGCCAGAAGCTTTCGGTAGCTTGCTTCCAAGCCGGCCCGGCCGCGGGGAATCAAGAGATCTTTGCCGGTGCTGACTTGGATCTCGGGTGACGGAATAAGGCGGCCAGAAGCGACGAGCAGTCGCGGTCGAAGCTTGGCTCTAGCTTTAGATTAGTAAGGCTAGCAGTAAGCTTGGCTACAGCGAAGCGCTTACCAAGCGCGAAGGAAAGGGCCTTCGCCACTTGAGCCGTATGCGGGGGAACTCGCACGTGCGGTTCTTAGGGGGGGAGAGCTAGTAGGAGCCATCCTATCCCAATAGCGTATATTTGGAGCTCAATATGAAATCCTATTTTATTGCAAGACCCGTTCGGATAAGGGAAAACTCCAGAGATTGCTTCGAAGTAAGATCCTTGCGTTGACCCTTTCCTGAACCAGAACCGGGGGGGGTGATAGGAAAGGGGGATCAAAATGTCCCATATTTTAAGTGAGGGCTTTCCGGACCTTCGGAACCTCCCTTTTTTTCCATGCTTTCCGTTGGTCAACAACCACAACTCACTATAGTTCTTCACTACTCGTACAGGCTTGACGGAGTTAAGCTGTCTGGAGGGAATCATTTTTTCTCAATCAAGAATGCCTCAACTGGATAAATTCACTTATTTCACACAATTCTTCTGGTCATGCCTTTTCCTCTTTACTTTCTATATTCCCATATGCAATGATGGAGATGGAGTACTTGGGATCAGCAGAATTCTAAAACTACGGAACCAACTGGTTTCACACCGGGGGAACAACATCCGGAGCAACGACCCCAACAGTTTGGAAGATATCTTGAGAAAAGGTTTTAGCACCGGTGTATCCTATATGTACTCTAGTTTATTCGAAGTATCCCAATGGTGTAACGCCGTCGACTTATTGGGAAAAAGGAGTCAAATAACTTTGATCTCTTGTTTCGGAGAAATAAGTGGCTCACGAGGAATGGAAAGAAACATATTCTATTTGATCTCGAAGTCCTCATATAGCACTTCTTCCAATCCTGGATGGGGGATCACTTGTAGGAATGACATAATGCTAATCCATGTTCCACACGGCCAAGGAAGCATCGTTTTTTAATCTCATTATGACCGGAAGAAATTCTTTCTCGATCAGAAAAGTGGAATGGAAGGCACTACAAGCAAGAAAGATATACTCCTTTTCAAATCGCCCCGCGAAGACGGACGTTCAGAAAGGTTCTCGAGATTCTCAATCGCTCTAGTGGGGAGGAATAGTGCGTGAAGGGAGCGAGACCAAGCCGAGCCACTAGGAGAGTAAGCCCTTCCCACGTGTCAAGTTGAATAAATGAATGCAGCCTCAACCAGAGAGATCAACCAGCGCCTTTTATTTTAGGCCGTCGGCGGTGCAGAACGCACTAATCCGCGACCAGCAAGTTTTCCGAAACCGAACTGAATGGAATTCTTACTTTAAAAAAATGCTTGCTGAAAATCAAAGAAAGAAGGTCCATTTTCCCACGTAGTTCGTCGGTCAAACCAACGATTCTCAAAGTAATAGAGAGATCTTTTTCTAGTTAGACTTCTATCAATGCAATGAAAGAACCATCCCTTCCTATTTGTTTGTCCTGTCAGATATAAAGAAAATTAGACCCCAAAGAGCCCTTCTTTACCACTTTAGGGGGTGGGGGTGAAGGGGGGGTTTACATACAACCGAGGCAAAGTGGTTTATGATTGAATCTCAGAGGCATTCTTTTCATTTGGTAGATCCAAGTCCATGGCCTATTTCGGGTTCACTCGGAGCTTTGGCAACCACCGTAGGAGGTGTGATGTACATGCACCCATTTCAAGGGGGTGCAACACTTCTCAGTTTGGGCATCATATTTATCCTATATACCATGTTCGTATGGTGGCGCGATGTTATACGTGAATCCACGTTGGAAGGACATCATACCAAAGTCGTACAATTAGGACCTCGATATGGTTCTATTCCGTTCATCGTATCGGAGGTTATGTTCCTTTTTGCTCTTTTTCGGGCTTCTTCTCATTCTTCTTTGGCACCTACGGTAGAGATCGGAGGTATTTGGCCCCCAAAAGGGATTGGGGTTTTAGATCCTCGGGAAATCCCTTTTCTAAATACCCCTATTCTCCCTTCATCCGGAGCTGCCGTAACTTGGGCTCATCATGCTATACTCGCGGGGAAGGAAAAACGGGCAGTTTACGCTTTAGTAGCTACCGTTTTACTGGCTCTAGTATCCACTGGCTTTCAAGGAATGGAATATTATCAAGCACCCTCCACTATTTCGGATAGTATTTATGGTTCTACCTTTTCCTTAGCAACTGGCTTTCATGGTTTTCATGTGATTATAGGTACTCTTTTCTCGATCATATGTGGTATTCGCCAATATCTCGGTCATCTGACCAAGGAGCATCACGTTGGCTTTGAAGCAGCTGCATGGTACTGGCATTTTGTAGACGTGGTTCGGTTATTCCTATTTGTCTCTATCTATTGGTGGGGAGGTATATGAAGGAACAAATCAGTGGATTGAGGAATGAAAGCTCGAAGACAAAGAGAACCGGGCTTTTCCAAAGAATTACTGCAGCTTTGCCACTCCCTTTGATTATCATATACAAAAAAGTCTCTTCCACTTTCCTACCAAATCTCTCTGTATTCTGGCACATAAATGAAGGGATCGAAGAGATTATGGCAGATCATGTTCACCAAGAAATGACCCGAAATTGGATCTTGGTCTATTTGAGATTGTTCCTTTTAATCGTAATCAAAGATGTTTTCTTGTCTCTCGTTTCTTTTCCGAACAAATCGAAGAACCTAATGGATCGAACTTTAACTCCGGGTGAATGGATCGCCCCGGCGGGGTCACTCTGACGCGGAGGGCCCTGAGAAGCAAAGCACTCCAGTAACTGATCCTTTAGTAGGTGAAGGGGCAAAGAGAACTCCGGTCTCCCTTGGCAATAGTTTAGGTTCTTATGTCTGCCTTGATGAGTGGGAGAGGTAGCCGAATTAGGATATCACTACTGGCACCGACTTCGCAGAAATTGCGATCCTACAAAAAAAAAAATCATGAAATTCCTTCGAGTGTTATCTACAAATCTTCCTAGGATCCGTCATTTTTTCTTTTCTTTACTAATTCTTTTAGGTAGTTCCGTAGCAGATTTTTGCGAACGTTTTCTAGGAGCGGAAGTTACCGAGAGAATGACAACAGGTAAAAATCTCGTCCTTTTTGCAATAATGATTTTGGGCTTGATATTTATCTTGCGTCGTTTTTGTTTTCGGTTGAATAACAAGTACGGCTTTCGACTTTTCTTTATTATCATTCTATTTTTCATCTCTTTCTTTTGCTATTTTATACGAATCTACTTAGTTTCTCGCTTAGGTAGTTGTTGTAGTCATGCTGGTCTTTCTGGTTTGCTAATTCTGTGTGCTTCGGGTGGGGAAATCCTTCCCTATTCCGGCCCATCAAGCTCGTCTTCGTGGACGGAGGATTCCTTCGAGATGCGGGTCTTGTTAGAACCATTTTCCGAAACGGAAATGGAGGGCACATCGGTGAATCCACCAAGTGTGGCGCGGGATGAAGCAGGACCTTCCCACCAACCCTCTATTGTAAAAAATTCGAGTCTAGAGTCTTCAATAAAGAATCGAATTTTACGGCTCGAAAGGGACCAGACCCCCTTTCTACTGGATAAAGAAAAGGGGGAATATTGGAACAATATTCAAACCGCCCTGGATCAAGCTCCCTCTCAGAAAGAGTATAACCGATTACTCGAGTTCGAGAATAGAGATCTCCAAATCCGGGAGCTGAAACATGAATGTTGTTCTCTTTTTCAACAAGTCCTTTCGGAGAATCCAGCATTGGCCGAAAAGGCCGCCTACAATCCTCAAGAAGCCCTTATCGACTTCTTTGACGAGAGGCGGGCCGAACTGGAGACCAACCCAGAGTGGAAGGTGGCCGAACAAGACAAGAGGGAACTCCCATTTTTGGAAGAAGTTTGTCGGGATATCAGAGAAGGCGGCCCCAACTCTATCTATATGAAAATAATCTTGGGATACGCTGATAACGAGTAACGTTTTTTTTGGCATTTTTCTTTCTATATAGGGGGGAGCTATTGTGAAGCCTAGAGAGGCGGAAGCGGCAAATCGCTTCTACCGAGTTCCCCAACAGCAGCTTAGCTTAGTAGCTTAACTCTTTCTACTGGCGTGGCGCTGCTGGATGCTTCTGATCAATAGGAAGAGGAGGAAAAAAATAAAAAAGCTTATGATGAGCATCTATTTGAGTCGATCATTTCCAAGATCTAATTCAAGTTTTTTTTTATGTAGTGGAAACGCCTCACAATCTTCAGTTTTACGCTTAAGGGAAGAAATGTTCTTGGTGGATGCAGGACCTGGGACCCCCAGAATTTGTATGCAAGATGAGCCTACAGGAGTGCCAATCAACCGAGCCACCAGGTTTGAGAATAAGGTGGGATCCCTGGATCTAGTGGCCGGTGAATCACTGATCAAAGAGCAGATTTTTGAGAGATTCTTCATCGATCTAGTGGCCGGTGAATCACTGATCAAAGAGCGAGCAGCCGCCAGGTTTAATGATTTGGTGGGATCCACAGATGTAGTGGCTGGTGAACCGCTTCTTCTTCTTCCACGAAGATTAAGACAAAACCGAGCTTGGATGGAATTGAACAAGATTTGGCGAACGAATACAAAGGTCAAAGGCTTTATTATTGAGAAAGTAAAAGGAGGTTATTCAGTAGCCATCGCAGGTTTTATTACTTTTCTTCCATTCCGTCCTCGCACAAGGAAAAGGATCTCGAATGATCGATTCACCATTGAGAGCATTAACCCCAAAAGGACGAATATTGTGGTGTTCTAACAGCGGCAGATCAAACAAGAACTTGATGAGCGAAATCCGCTGACGACAAAAAAAAGAGCCATTTTTCAATTCCGAAGCCTAGCGTCTCCTGATAACACTCTATCACCTTAATCCATTCTTTTGTTGAGGGTCTTGAACTTATTCCGGCCCTCTATTTACATAGCGAAGAAAGGCAAAGGCTCTTGCTCGAATGCGTGACTGCGGCGCGCCTATCGCCCCGGCACGGCACTCTAAAATGCATGTTGGGTTGAGCAAGAATACTGCGACTAGGGAGACGAAGAATGGAATTGAAGGCATAGTCTCAATAAAAAGAATTGAACACCAACCAACGAGTGGCGGATTTTGATGGAGTCTCGCAGAAGAAGAGCCTTACTCTATAGGGGCGCTAGCGCGCTACAACTAGCAGCCCCTTTCTATTATATTAGTAAAGCAAAGCGCTAACGAGCAAGAAAAGGCTAAAGCCCTTTATATAGGGGGCCCGAACGGGCTCCTTTATCAATCAAGTTCTTTCGCGCAGCTCATCCCTTGCTTGTTCGCAACGGCTTTCGCGCAATTTCTCATTTATGCTTGGTTCATTCCCGTCCTGTCCTCCCTTCGTCAATCTTTTTCTTTCTTTTCATTATTCCCCAACCCCTTTCCGGCCGTCGGTCTAATCAATCGGCCCAACCGGGAATCTTGAATCTGTAACGGTCGGAATCAGTACTCAATCTGTATGAAAGATCTCTCCTTCCTTTGAGCTCTGCCTCTTGCCATGCCTTGTTGGGTTCTTAAGCATATCGGTAAGCAAGAATAAGGGTTGGCTAGCCCCTTCTACTATAACTATAAAGGAATCGATATCTTTCTTTCTATTAAAGATATGCCTTACCGCCCGTGTTAGCAGCTGTTCTTTTCTTCTTTCTTCAACCGGTCATATCTGATCTGTAGCTGGTAGCGACATGAGGAA from Vitis vinifera mitochondrion, complete genome carries:
- the rps10 gene encoding ribosomal protein S10 yields the protein MTTKIRIVIRSFDHPFFENHFWGLPPYTRKIGLPESRVLYTVLRSPHIDKKSREQFEMEIKKQFLVIKTETHELRKKFFRLKRQRIFGAQYEILFYCKTRSDKGKLQRLLRSKILALTLS
- the rps1 gene encoding ribosomal protein S1 is translated as MFLVDAGPGTPRICMQDEPTGVPINRATRFENKVGSLDLVAGESLIKEQIFERFFIDLVAGESLIKERAAARFNDLVGSTDVVAGEPLLLLPRRLRQNRAWMELNKIWRTNTKVKGFIIEKVKGGYSVAIAGFITFLPFRPRTRKRISNDRFTIESINPKRTNIVVF
- the cox3 gene encoding cytochrome c oxidase subunit 3; protein product: MIESQRHSFHLVDPSPWPISGSLGALATTVGGVMYMHPFQGGATLLSLGIIFILYTMFVWWRDVIRESTLEGHHTKVVQLGPRYGSIPFIVSEVMFLFALFRASSHSSLAPTVEIGGIWPPKGIGVLDPREIPFLNTPILPSSGAAVTWAHHAILAGKEKRAVYALVATVLLALVSTGFQGMEYYQAPSTISDSIYGSTFSLATGFHGFHVIIGTLFSIICGIRQYLGHLTKEHHVGFEAAAWYWHFVDVVRLFLFVSIYWWGGI
- the atp8 gene encoding ATPase subunit 8, encoding MPQLDKFTYFTQFFWSCLFLFTFYIPICNDGDGVLGISRILKLRNQLVSHRGNNIRSNDPNSLEDILRKGFSTGVSYMYSSLFEVSQWCNAVDLLGKRSQITLISCFGEISGSRGMERNIFYLISKSSYSTSSNPGWGITCRNDIMLIHVPHGQGSIVF
- the sdh4 gene encoding succinate dehydrogenase subunit 4; translation: MVLAFCRRGSVIPICLYLLVGRYMKEQISGLRNESSKTKRTGLFQRITAALPLPLIIIYKKVSSTFLPNLSVFWHINEGIEEIMADHVHQEMTRNWILVYLRLFLLIVIKDVFLSLVSFPNKSKNLMDRTLTPGEWIAPAGSL